The following are encoded together in the Salvia hispanica cultivar TCC Black 2014 chromosome 6, UniMelb_Shisp_WGS_1.0, whole genome shotgun sequence genome:
- the LOC125193766 gene encoding UPF0481 protein At3g47200-like, which translates to MTSAKEDSQTQLVETLVSSLQKMTYAKEESQSQLVETLESSLRKKFEKLSADPSYSYAASIYKVSRTLRKKNEGAYTPRLVSIGPLHHDLSQLQDMEPFKLRFTHKFLTRCGIDLKTIAEFAAKEESFVRGCYEGRVELPRNRLAEVIVLDGIFIVELFLENYFIQLRDKYERIFDIRSCMYNDLIHDMLLVENQLPMKIMESLLHFVDLSFFNEGTMVTIYDLAHKFFKNIGYTSEVPLTAFCCQARHFVEFLLFLHAPPEIHALPYAPASEKFDYTCSVGELVKAGVRLHAREGNCLFDVSFNNGVLTIPKLTVNGSTETFFLNLIAFEQQGYYGYSSKNITSYVMLMDRFIDTSGDVDLLVKHGIIKNELARSQQVADLFNNLHTEVNDFYFTELCGELTTYSKSRWHQWRASWYRWSVTPMQEFGGRWDKWKQILGSEYFGNPWSVLSVIGVILILVLTITQTVFTILQVTSAD; encoded by the exons ATGACATCTGCCAAAGAAGATTCGCAGACTCAACTAGTTGAGACATTAGTATCTTCCCTCCAGAAGATGACATATGCCAAAGAAGAATCACAGAGTCAACTAGTTGAGACATTAGAATCTTCCCTCcgtaaaaaatttgaaaaattgtcCGCAGATCCTTCATATTCCTATGCAGCATCTATCTATAAAGTTTCTCGGACACTTAGGAAAAAGAATGAAGGAGCCTATACCCCTCGATTAGTGTCAATTGGTCCATTACATCATGATCTATCGCAACTTCAAGACATGGAGCCTTTTAAATTGAGATTCACACATAAGTTCTTGACTAGATGTGGAATTGACCTAAAAACCATAGCTGAATTTGCAGCTAAGGAAGAGAGTTTTGTTCGTGGGTGCTATGAGGGTAGAGTTGAGCTTCCTCGTAACAGACTTGCAGAAGTGATTGTGTTGGATGGAATATTCATTGTTGAACTTTTCCTAGAAAACTATTTCATTCAACTGAGGGACAAATATGAAAGAATATTCGATATTCGATCCTGCATGTACAATGATTTGATTCATGACATGTTGTTGGTAGAGAATCAGCTGCCTATGAAAATAATGGAGAGCCTATTACATTTTGTGGATCTTTCATTCTTTAATGAAGGCACCATGGTCACCATCTATGATCTTGCTCACAAGTTCTTCAAGAACATTGGTTATACAAGTGAGGTGCCATTGACGGCATTTTGTTGTCAGGCTAGGCATTTTGTTGAGTTCCTTCTATTTCTTCATGCTCCACCAGAGATACATGCTTTGCCTTATGCACCTGCATCTGAGAAGTTTGATTACACTTGTAGTGTAGGAGAGCTTGTCAAAGCTGGAGTCAGACTTCATGCTAGAGAAGGaaattgtttatttgatgtcTCTTTCAATAATGGTGTGCTGACTATCCCCAAATTGACAGTAAATGGATCGACTGAGACGTTCTTCCTCAATCTTATAGCCTTTGAGCAGCAGGGCTATTATGGCTACTCTTCCAAGAACATTACGAGTTATGTGATGCTCATGGATAGGTTCATAGACACTTCTGGTGATGTTGATCTACTTGTTAAGCATGGCATCATCAAGAATGAATTAGCTCGGAGTCAACAAGTAGCAGACCTTTTTAATAATCTGCACACAGAAGTAAACGATTTCTATTTCACTGAGCTCTGTGGAGAGTTAACTACTTACAGCAAGAGTAGGTGGCACCAGTGGAGAGCCAGTTGGTATAGATGGAGTGTGACGCCGATGCAAGAGTTCGGAGGCAGATGGGACAAATGGAAACAGATTTTGGGAAGCGAATATTTCGGCAACCCTTGGTCTGTCTTATCTGTTATCGGTGTGATTTTGATACTCGTTCTTACAATAACACAAACAGTCTTTACAATCCTCCAG gtAACGTCAGCTGATTGA